The region TCGGTGGTACGCATACTAGTAAACACAGCAACCGGCTTAAAAGCAAAGTTTCTGGCACAAACAGGCAGGCCGGCCATTGCCATCACCATATTTAAAGAAACTGTGCGAAGAAAGGTACTTTTACCAGCCATATTAGCACCGGTAACGATATGAAAAAGTGTTCCCTCGGGGAATGAATAGTCATTCACAACTCTTTTTTGCTCAGGGAGCAACGGATGACCTAATTCTTTTGATTCAAGCTGGTGCCTGGGATCGAAACGTGGGATGCAAAATTCGGGGTTATTTTGCCAGTAAGCACCACCACTCACCATAGCATCCATTTTGTCAAGGGCTTGCATCCAATCGGTCATATGCACACTTGCCTTTGCGTGCCATCGCTTAAAGCGGGTTATACATTGAATATCCCACAGTAAAAATGAATTGGCTATAACGGCAATAATCAGATTATTCCGGTACTCAAAACTTTTTATAATAGCCGCCAATTGTTTTATAGAATGCATTGCAGGCTCGTCGCCTTTCTGAAATGCGCTACTTATTTCACTGAGTGGTTCGCTTTTCCATGATTCATTTGTAATGAGTGCAATCAATGACTTTTGGCCCTTCATAATCTTTTCTGTTCGCCCTAAAGCGGCATCTGCTTTTTTGGTATATTTCATTGCAAAACCAACCAATCCCCATTGCAACAAAACAAACAAAATCGGGTAGCCCACAGGAATAAGCTGCCAGGCAGCTAATATAACCGATGCTATAGTCAATAAAGGTACCCCCCACCGAAGTACAGAACTATTAATCCACGCTGGCACACCCACCTTCTGGGCTGATAATTGTTTAAAAAGCGTTTCTGCCGCTTCATCCAGTTGGTTGATGCGTGCATGAGCCAAAAATTCATGTCGCCAGCCAGGCTTCTGCGCCAGTTCCTTAAATGCATGCTGTCGTTGCTCAATTTTGTTCCATTCTAATAATGGTTGTGTAAACCAATTAGCAAGTAGTCTTTCTCCTCCCGGACGAACGGTACGGTTTATGGTTTGGAAAAATCCATCCTGCCCAAAAATATCAAGATCATAGCTAAATGGGTGGGCAGCATCGGCATATAGTTTTCCATTTTTAAAAGATGAATAATCGCCATTAAGCGCTTTAATATTTTCCTCATTAATAAGAGTCATCTCCCGGTGCCATTGCACCTTATTCTCAAGCTTGGCACTGTATTGCACAAGTATTAAAAATATAACTATGGTTGAGAACAATACGGCGCTAACGACTAAAACAGTTGTGCTTAAAGCGAAGTAAAAACCTATCGCTGCTGCAACAAAAACCAGTAACCGGGCTGTGGCATTGAAATTAGATTTCCGTTTGTACTTTTTATGTTCAGCATGGTGCTGCGCTAATCTTTCCCTGTATATTGATATCGTGTTTTGTTTTTCCATGCGGTAAAAATATATTGAAAATACACAATTCCCAATTTTCATTTGAGCACTAAGGGTTTGTTCCCTTAAAAATCAAAAAATAAACAGGAATTACCTACCTTTGTTGTATGTTATAAATATCAATTTATGAGCGTACTGATTTTAAGAATAGCTTTGCTAATTATGTTTGGTTTTACATCCCAAAACATAATGGGTCAACATGTTTTGACAATAAAAATAATGGACCTACCTGAGAACAAAGGAAAAATTATGCTTGAATTGATGGATAGCGAACGCAATACGCTGGAACGTGTTGTAGGCCAAATACAAAATAAACGAAGCACAATAACTATTGACAGTCTGGCTACAGGCCAATATGCTTTTCGTTATTTTCACGATATAGATGGCGATGGCGAACTCAACACAAACTGGGTTGGTATGCCCACCGAACCTTATGGTTTTTCAAATAATGTTGTGGGATCATTTGGACCGCCTGCCTTTGAGCGATGGCTATTTGATTTGCGAAGCAACAAAGAAATGATATGTAAGCCAGAGATATAAATAGTCTCAGCAAGAAACCTACCTGTTTTTAGGTGTGCCTGGTAATAAAACTTCAAGAACAAGGCTTGACCATTTTGAAATTCAAGGAGTTTACTTTCGTAAGTGACTGTTTTCAAAATGATCATAACGCAGTTATTGGAGTTTTCTTGAGGCACTAAATAAATACCTTATTGCTGCTTTAAGGTTTCATCTTGCACTACTTTCAGTAATACTCCATTAAAAAAAATGGCTTTTTGTAAAATGTTCCCGCTTTCATCATACCAGGTCCACATGCCATTTCTTACACCATTCTTATAGTCACCAACAGACTCGAGTGCGCCTGATGCATAAAAAATTTCCCATGTGCCTTCGGGCTCCCCCTTGTGATAAACACCATGTTGTTTTAATTGACCGTTGGGGTGAAATATGAGCCAGAGGCCTTCAAATTTATTATCACTGTATCGTCCCTTTGAAAATACTGCTCCATTCAATAGATAAGAAGTCCATTCTCCTACCCGTTGATCGTTATCGAAATAACCTTTTTCAGCCACGCTACCATCCGGATAAAAGGTTAAAGCTTCGCCGTCTCGTATATTGTTTTGATAATGTACAATGCGTTTCAAACCACCCTGTTTATAGTAGCTTTTCAACTGATCATTCAGCTTCCCATTTTCATAATAAGCTATACGTTCAAGGTTGCCATTTTTAAACCATGTATATAAAGTATCGTAATAACCGGTTTCATTCCGATAGCCCTTGTAATTAATCTCTCCTGTTTCATGATAGCTGACATAAGAACCAGCCTTCTCACCGGCCACATATTTTTGTATTTCTTTTAAATTCCCGTTGGGGTAAAACAGCGAATCCACACCTGTCTTTTTGCCATTTTCATAGTGTCTAATAGCAGCAAGTTTATTTTCCTGACTGTATTCTTTTACCCTTCCATGGATTTGATTCTGCTTGTAGATGCCGCTACGGTAAAGATTCCCATTGGGATAATAATGTGAAAAAGGTCCTTGCTTCTGGTCCGTGTTATAAGTATATTTTGTTTTAATGCGTCCAGAAGGATAATAAATTATCCATTGCCCATCCATTTTGTTTTCCGCATAAAATCCAGACTGATATAAGGTAGCAGAATCCTTTAAAAAATAATAATAACCATGTTTTATGGTATCATTTTTCTGAATGTACCCCTCAAATTTTTCGTATCCATTGTTTTTTAAGACAGTAAAAGTACTGTCCTGCGCAAAGTTGGCAGTAAAAATAAAAAGGGAACAAAATGCTATGCAAATTTTTAATATCATTTGGGGACCTGAATCACCATTTGAGTACCTTCAAGATTAACATTACTACCATAATCAAGCACTGCAGCCAAAGCATAAGTGCCTTTTGGAAGGCCTTTAGGCATTTTCAGAATTATCTTTTGGGTATTTTTGGGATAGGAATCAAATTGAACAGGAGGGTATTGGTGCTCTTTGGCTGTTTGCATATTTGAGGCTATTAAAAACACTTTACAATGAATAATAATATCACTCAAATTTGTAACAATAGCAGAAAACCATCGCTCAGTAGAGTCCTTTGAGGGTATTTCCCTGAGCTGATCAATCTTAGCTTTCAGATTTTTGTTCGATTTGGCTGTTTGATAAACCTGAATGGCAATTCTTGGACTAAGGTTAAGTCCAGCAGATAATTCTTCCCCAGCTTCAAAAGCAGTTTGCTCTTTTGCTGTACGGACATAAATTATCCCCCACCTAGAACCATCATCATCTGTTGGAGGTTGAACTGAGACGCTCACCTGCCGTTCAGCATTGGGTTCCAGATCAAAAAATGAAGGACTTATACTCATCCAATTGGCAATAGAATTCTTAGTAGTATTGGCTGGTTTATATTGCTTATCTCCATCAGAAGAAACCACAAAATCACCCGCACTTAAAATATATGATGCCTTTTGAGCACTATGATTCTTTATTGTAACAGTTTTTGTCTGAGACTCGCCCGGATTGGCGCTAAAATAAAGTTGAACCGGCGCAACTTCAAAATCCTGGGCCAACACTTGTGATAGCGAAATCAAAAAAAATATTATGCTTAGAAACTTAACTTTCATATTTTTGTTTAGTTTTGTTATTCACATGGTTATTTCAAATTGATCGAAAAATAATGAAAATATTCGGCCTTGCAATATACAAATTTTTTCTGTTCATAATTCTGCTTTGGTTTTATAGTTCTACATACGGTCAGCAAATATCACAAATTAGTGCGGATGACCATACCAAAATCAACAAATTTTTAGAAATTGCTGAAACCGCCATAAACCAGGGCAATTCTCAGGTTGCGGCCACAAATTATACCAAGGTAGCTTTTATTTATTGGAAACATGACTATTTCAGGGATGCCATCGAATACTTTTCACAATCTGCAGTCATTTATCAAAAAACTGAAAACCTCAGAAACCTCAGGAATGTGTATACAAACATCGGTGTTTTATACACAGATTTGCAAGAAATTGAACTATCGGAGGAGTATTTTAAAAAGAGTCTTGAAATTGCCAGAGAAATGGGCAAAAAAGAAGAAATTGCCTCTGGTTTAATCGACCTTGCTTATATCTTATCTGCCATGGGCCGTTTTGATGAATCTAACCAAAAACTGGAAGAGGCCTACCAATTAGCCGAGCAGATTGGCAATAACCAATTATTACTATCATGCTACGGGCTATTTGCAGACAACTTCCGCAATATGAATCAACCCGGAAAAGCCGATGAGTATCGCAATAAATACAACAAAATTCAACAATTCGCACAGGCACAAACCATGCGACAGTCATTTGAAGAAGAGAAGGTAGAAAGCATGGCTGAAATACAAAGGCAAAAGGCAGAAAAAAGAGCGCAGCAACTTGAGCTTGAACTCAGGCAAACCCGCCTTGAATCTACACAAGATTCATTAAAATTTGCTGAGCGACTGAGTAAGCAGCGCCAGGCACAAATTGATCTGTTAAAAAAGGATAGTATTATTAAAGCTCAGACACTTGAGCGACAAAGGGCTGAACAAAGAGAAGCTGAAGCCCGGATTAAACAACAGGAAGCCGTTGAACGCAATCAAAAAATTATAATTTATGGTACAGGCGTGGTATTAATATTGGCCATATTAGCTGCTATATCATTATTTATAAGATTCAGGGATAAAAAGAAAGC is a window of Salinivirga cyanobacteriivorans DNA encoding:
- a CDS encoding MutS-related protein, which encodes MEKQNTISIYRERLAQHHAEHKKYKRKSNFNATARLLVFVAAAIGFYFALSTTVLVVSAVLFSTIVIFLILVQYSAKLENKVQWHREMTLINEENIKALNGDYSSFKNGKLYADAAHPFSYDLDIFGQDGFFQTINRTVRPGGERLLANWFTQPLLEWNKIEQRQHAFKELAQKPGWRHEFLAHARINQLDEAAETLFKQLSAQKVGVPAWINSSVLRWGVPLLTIASVILAAWQLIPVGYPILFVLLQWGLVGFAMKYTKKADAALGRTEKIMKGQKSLIALITNESWKSEPLSEISSAFQKGDEPAMHSIKQLAAIIKSFEYRNNLIIAVIANSFLLWDIQCITRFKRWHAKASVHMTDWMQALDKMDAMVSGGAYWQNNPEFCIPRFDPRHQLESKELGHPLLPEQKRVVNDYSFPEGTLFHIVTGANMAGKSTFLRTVSLNMVMAMAGLPVCARNFAFKPVAVFTSMRTTDSLSKDESYFYAELRRLREAYNRIRKDERLFLVLDEILKGTNSEDKRKGSVDFLTQLIQYDVAGIVATHDTQLGELAQQLPEHFDNYCFEIEIEGEHVNFDYKLQPGITQTMNAQLLMKQMGLIK
- a CDS encoding DUF2141 domain-containing protein, with the translated sequence MSVLILRIALLIMFGFTSQNIMGQHVLTIKIMDLPENKGKIMLELMDSERNTLERVVGQIQNKRSTITIDSLATGQYAFRYFHDIDGDGELNTNWVGMPTEPYGFSNNVVGSFGPPAFERWLFDLRSNKEMICKPEI
- a CDS encoding toxin-antitoxin system YwqK family antitoxin, with the protein product MILKICIAFCSLFIFTANFAQDSTFTVLKNNGYEKFEGYIQKNDTIKHGYYYFLKDSATLYQSGFYAENKMDGQWIIYYPSGRIKTKYTYNTDQKQGPFSHYYPNGNLYRSGIYKQNQIHGRVKEYSQENKLAAIRHYENGKKTGVDSLFYPNGNLKEIQKYVAGEKAGSYVSYHETGEINYKGYRNETGYYDTLYTWFKNGNLERIAYYENGKLNDQLKSYYKQGGLKRIVHYQNNIRDGEALTFYPDGSVAEKGYFDNDQRVGEWTSYLLNGAVFSKGRYSDNKFEGLWLIFHPNGQLKQHGVYHKGEPEGTWEIFYASGALESVGDYKNGVRNGMWTWYDESGNILQKAIFFNGVLLKVVQDETLKQQ
- a CDS encoding SpoIIE family protein phosphatase, with product MKIFGLAIYKFFLFIILLWFYSSTYGQQISQISADDHTKINKFLEIAETAINQGNSQVAATNYTKVAFIYWKHDYFRDAIEYFSQSAVIYQKTENLRNLRNVYTNIGVLYTDLQEIELSEEYFKKSLEIAREMGKKEEIASGLIDLAYILSAMGRFDESNQKLEEAYQLAEQIGNNQLLLSCYGLFADNFRNMNQPGKADEYRNKYNKIQQFAQAQTMRQSFEEEKVESMAEIQRQKAEKRAQQLELELRQTRLESTQDSLKFAERLSKQRQAQIDLLKKDSIIKAQTLERQRAEQREAEARIKQQEAVERNQKIIIYGTGVVLILAILAAISLFIRFRDKKKANRILEDRNREIAEKSDELSAALTKIQKQNKQITKSINYAQSIQTAMLPERKELNKYIPDSFIFFKPRDIVSGDFYWFRKAQKKFDIQKIFNISRKEEFSPLQKDDYFLISAVDCTGHGVPGAFMSMIGYNLLDDITDKGISRPDLILEQLHQGVQVALKQEVTENKDGMDLAFCQIDIENKKLRFAGAKNPLVYIQNDEIFQLQADKIPIGGTLVKDPKFSLQEIDIQNDTYCYIFSDGFIDQFGGPKGRKYMAKKFRALLLEIHKRPMEEQREILELTIDTWMGEKYAQIDDMLVMGFKLTPDLLNI